In Thermanaeromonas sp. C210, the genomic stretch TGCAACTCCCGCCTGGCGGCAAGCCCGTAGAGGGCAATCTGCAGCCGCATCTCCCCTTCATCCAGGCCGGACGCGGCCTCCGATTCCGGCCCCTCCCCGGACTTGAAGTCGATGAGCGTTACCCGCGGCGGGTCGTCGAGCCGCACGAGGTCTACCGCCCCGGAAACCAGTACCTGCTCCTCCTCGATCAGCGTTTCGAACTCACGCTCCGGCTCGTACACCAAGCGCTCCAGCTCGTGCGCATACGTCATAACATAGTCGGACACCACCTCGGCTCCCTTTCGACGCATGTTCTCGGCCGGCTCGCCGGTCGTGTAGCGGAGGTAAAACAGGCCCCGACGGACGAGCTCTTCCACAGCGGTGAGGACCGCCCCCGGGTCGGAGGCGAGGCCCGCCCATTTCCTGGGGTTCGCGTGCACCTCGCGCAAGAGGTTGTGGATCCCCCTGCCGTAACCGAAGGCCTGACTGATGCTAGGTGCAAAGCCTAGGACCTTGCGGAAGTAAAAATCGTGCGGGCAGCGCAGAAAGTAGCAGAGGTCGGTAAAGGAGGTGGCCAGCCGGAACTCGCGGCGCGCCTCCGACCTCAGGTGGCGGATGCCCTGGGGCACGTCGGTCTGTTCGACGACCCCACCGACCTCGGCGACCAGCCGCGCAATCTCGCGGAAGAAGCGCGACCGGCGCTTCCCCGAGCAGGTGACGAAAAGGTAGCGCTCAGCGCGGGTCAGCGCCACGTACATGAGCCTGCGCTCGTCGTCATAGTTTTCGTTGTCCGCGAGGGCGGCGGGATTTATGCGCTTAAGTATCGGGCCCTCGAAGGGGAGTTCTTTCTCATGTCGCGCTAGCCCGCTGGGGAACCTGTTCGCGCAGACGTCCGCCAGGAACACCGCGGCGAACTCCAGGCCCTTCACCGCGTGAACGGTGGCGATGGTTACCGCGTCGGGCGGAACCAGAAGGGGCGCCTCCTCCGTGCGGGCGTTACGCGCGCCCCACTGGCAAAGGCCGATAATTTGGTTCTTGAGATCTCCCGGGGACGTCCAACCCGGCGTCTCGATCCCCTTGATGAGGGTGCTGAACTGGCCGAGGTGGAACATGACCTTCCGCCCTCCGGCCGACCCGTCGTCCCATCGGGCCGCCCCGGCCTCCTCAAGCAGGAGGTGGTAGAGTGTCTGCGGGAAGACGCGGCGGACCGAGCCGTCCTGCGAAAGCCAATCTCTTAGACGGCGGGCCCGCAGCCGGCCCGCCTCCTGCGGCGAGGGAGGGTCGCCAGCCCGGAGGCCCAGCCTTCTCCCGATCAGGTCGGTCGCCAGAAGCAGGCGCTCCTCCGCGTCCTCATCGAGAGGCAGGCCAGCACGGTGCAGCGCCGCGCAGGCGGCCCGGAGTACCGCCTCCGGCTCCGGTGGGCACCCCAACACGGCCCGGATCCGCGAGGGAAGGCTCTTCGGGTCGTGCGGAGCCCCCATGAACTCATCCATACCCACCGCGCGGGCGAACGCCGCCGTGAACAGGAGTACCTCCGGCCGGGAGAACAGGTCGGGACCGGCACGGAAAACGGCCGGAACCCCCCGTCTCTCCAACGCTTCCATATAGGTCCGCGCGTCGGTGGAGGAGCGCACCAGAATCGCCACGTCGGCGTAGCAGATGCCTCGCCCGCCGTCCTCCGCGTCGTGGAACGCCCCTACGCCCTCCTTCTCCTTAACCAACAGCGCGATCCGATCGGCAATCCACGCCGCCTCCTCCTCCCGGGAGGGAAAGGCCACGACGGCCACGTGCGTCCGGTCCTCATCGTTTCGGCGTTCGTTCCCCGGCTTCATCGGAGGGTTGCCCAGCCCGCCTACGGCCCCGATCGTGTCGGCCCAGGCGTTCGCAAGGGAGACGATTCGGGGCGTCGAGCGGAAATTCTCCTCCAGCTCCACCACCTGGCCGTCGTCCGCCGCCCTAAGCTCCTCGCATAGCCTTGCCATCAACTCCACCCTGGCCCCCCGCCACGCGTATATAGCCTGCCGGTGGTCGCCGACCGCCATAAGGTGTCCGGCGTCGCCTACGATGAGGCAGACCAGTTGATCTTGCACGGGGTTGAGGTCCTGCACCTCGTCCACCACCACGTGGGTCAGCCGGGAGCGAAGGGCCGCGAGGGCCTCTCCGTCCCGCCGCAGCAGGCGCAGCAATTCCGACTGCGACGTGCTGAAGTCCAGGAACCGGCGGCAGCGAAGGTAGGCGTAGTAGCGAGCGGCGGCGTCCGCGAAGGCGCGGGCAAGGGGGCCGGACCCGACGTCGGTGAGGAGCCGGGCCTGCTTGCACCAAGCCGTCTCGGAGGCCTGGTCGAAAGGCGGAGCCGACGGCAGCGCCACCTCCAGCTCCCCGTACTCGTTAAGCAGGTCGTAGGCCTCCAGAAACAACTCGACGGTTTGATACTTCGGCTTGCCGGTTCTTTCTTCCAGGGCGTTCAATCCGAGCA encodes the following:
- a CDS encoding ATP-dependent helicase, with the translated sequence MQPREILLQGLKPRQQEAVSSVKRRLLVIAGAGSGKTEVMARRVAWWAAVEGVSKGAIAAFTFTERAAEEMKFRIRQHIGRVTPPGEDATLGGMYVGTIHGFCLKVLRELRPTEYHNFDVLDEAARPALVERGYYDVLGLNALEERTGKPKYQTVELFLEAYDLLNEYGELEVALPSAPPFDQASETAWCKQARLLTDVGSGPLARAFADAAARYYAYLRCRRFLDFSTSQSELLRLLRRDGEALAALRSRLTHVVVDEVQDLNPVQDQLVCLIVGDAGHLMAVGDHRQAIYAWRGARVELMARLCEELRAADDGQVVELEENFRSTPRIVSLANAWADTIGAVGGLGNPPMKPGNERRNDEDRTHVAVVAFPSREEEAAWIADRIALLVKEKEGVGAFHDAEDGGRGICYADVAILVRSSTDARTYMEALERRGVPAVFRAGPDLFSRPEVLLFTAAFARAVGMDEFMGAPHDPKSLPSRIRAVLGCPPEPEAVLRAACAALHRAGLPLDEDAEERLLLATDLIGRRLGLRAGDPPSPQEAGRLRARRLRDWLSQDGSVRRVFPQTLYHLLLEEAGAARWDDGSAGGRKVMFHLGQFSTLIKGIETPGWTSPGDLKNQIIGLCQWGARNARTEEAPLLVPPDAVTIATVHAVKGLEFAAVFLADVCANRFPSGLARHEKELPFEGPILKRINPAALADNENYDDERRLMYVALTRAERYLFVTCSGKRRSRFFREIARLVAEVGGVVEQTDVPQGIRHLRSEARREFRLATSFTDLCYFLRCPHDFYFRKVLGFAPSISQAFGYGRGIHNLLREVHANPRKWAGLASDPGAVLTAVEELVRRGLFYLRYTTGEPAENMRRKGAEVVSDYVMTYAHELERLVYEPEREFETLIEEEQVLVSGAVDLVRLDDPPRVTLIDFKSGEGPESEAASGLDEGEMRLQIALYGLAARRELQYEPERGLIRYLGEVDPARREVAVALDDAALDAARQTLVETARRIKRREFNAGPAGEALVRCKACDFRGFCGPGSGQGARGGRR